ACAATCTGGATAGGTCCTCCGTCGATTCTTTACGCGATGCGATGCAGCGCTGGCTCAACGAAGATCGCTATACCCTTACCGTGCAGCCATTTACGGCAAAGAAAACGAACGCACAGGGGGTTGAACGCCTCCGTTTGCCAGATATCGGGGCTCCGCGTCAGTCCAGTTTGCCGCCATTGCAGCGGGCTTCGTTGACCAACGGTTTGCAGGTCGTACTGGTGGAGCGACGTAGTCATCCACTGGTATCGCTTGGCCTGCTATTCCAGGCAGGTACGGCGCTGGACATCCCCCAAACATTCGGTCTGACTCAACTGACAAGACAGATGCTTAATGAAGCGGGAGCGGGTGAACGAGACAAGTTTGCATTTAGTGAGGCTATTCAGTCGCTTGGGGCAAGTATCGGTGTGGGGGGCGGACAGGATAACAGCGTAATCAGCTTGCGTACCTTGACCTCACGCTTGACGCCTGCACTCGATTTGTTCGCCGATCTCGTTCTACGTCCATGTTTGACTGAACAGGGATTTGAGCATGCGCGCAGCCAACAAACAGAGTATATCGACGCAGAATGTGCCAGCGGTGAGAGCATTATTGCTCGCGTATTGCCTGGGCTGTTGTATCCACGTAACCACCCTTATGCTTCCCCTTCCGAGGGAGGAGGAACGCGCCGTAGCCTGGCGCAGCTTACATTTGAACAGGCAATAGCCTGGCAGCGGCAATGGTTACGACCCGATTTAGCGACACTGCTGATCGTTGGGGATGTGAGTCTGGATGAGATATTACCGTTGCTGGAACAACGCTTTCGCGGTTGGGAACCGGGGGAAGGGAACGTCAGCGTCATCGACAATATTCCATCCGTCGGGCAGCACCGGTTTTTCGTTATCGATATGCCGGGAGCCGAGCAAAGTCATATTACCGCCGCTTCTCTGGTGCCTGGACCCGGTTGGGCGAATGAGGCGGCGTTCAATCTGCTTAATGAAATCGTCAGCCATGGTTTTGGTTCGCGCATTAACATGAATCTACGCGAAGAGAAACACTGGACTTACGGCGTTCGCGGCATTCTGTCGAATACTCATGGGCCGCGATTGCACGGCGTCAGTGTCGCGGTACAGGCCGATTGCACCGCAAACGCTATCGAACAAATACGTCAGGAACTGCGTGAGGTGCTTAGTGACCGTCCTGTTACCGATGAGGAACTGACTCGCGCGAAGTCCAGACACCTGCTGCGTATGGCGGGCATGACCGAAAGCCTGAACCAGTTGGGTAGCCGTGTCGGCCAACTGTTGCGCCATGGCTGGTCGGACGATCATTGGGATCGCTATGCCGAACGGATCGAGAACCTGAGTCGCGGCGATCTCGCCGAGATTGCCGCTAAGGTGATCCACCCGGAGCGTATGACCTGGGTGGTGGCGGGCAATTTGTCGGTCATCCGTGAGCAACTCGAAGGGTTGGGTGAATATACGCAGATCGTTGATGCGGGCGACGATCTGTTTGATCCCCTCGATCAGTAAATTATCTACTACACATGATAGCCGAGTGGCGACATTCGGCTGGAGAAAAGACGATGAGTCAGTTTGTTGTAAACCTGAGCCATGACGATCTGGAAACTCACCTTAAGGCGGGCAGCGGTACTATTCTGGTTGATTTCTGGGCGCCCTGGTGCGGCCCCTGTCTTGCTTATGCACCGATGATCGAGGAGTTGGCTGTTCAGTACCAGAGCCGCGTGATGGTTGCCAAGCTTGATGTGGAGGCCAACCCTGCTGCCAGCGAGCGTTTCAGCGTACGCGGTGTACCGACGCTGATCGTATTCAAAGACGGCGTTGAAGTTGCACGGAATGTGGGCGGACTGAATAAGACCCGACTGAGCCTGCTATTGGACAAGAATTTGTAATGGATAAGGATGTGAGAATGACAACGCAAAAGGCATTTCAGGGCAGCGACTCACTTAAGCAGGCGCTGCTCGAACGTTTGCAAGCGCATCAGGCTGCGGGGCACCTTATCGAAGAATTGGGCGTCTGGGATGGTACTCAAGGCAGCCCCAGCGGCTGCACGGTGCAAGGTGATATCGAGCTGTATCAGACGCAGGTCGGGATATCCAAAGCGTTGGTATGGCTTTACGACTGGCTGTTCATGACCGGCGATCCCACTGACCGGGATGACTTCGTGCTTGACTGGTTACGTAGTATCGAACCGGGCAGCGATCTGCATCCGGTGGAAACTTCTTTTGTTCTGTGGCTGCTCACGGATGACGAATATGGCGCCGGCGCCTTTGGCGCTGGGGCGGAGATCGATACGTTGTTGCAAACGCTGGCCGAATTGCATAAGAGATTGGCCGCTGGCGAGACGCCGCCAGAGCAACAATGGCGGGATTTTCGTGAGAATGCCGTCGCGGCCACCGATCGTGCCGAAGACGATCGGAACCGTGCGCTTTGTTCTCTAATCGAAGTACTGGCATGGCCTGCGGGCAGTTCGTTTACCGCGTTGACCGATGGTTTAGACGCCTGGATATGGG
The window above is part of the Pectobacterium araliae genome. Proteins encoded here:
- the trxA gene encoding thioredoxin, giving the protein MSQFVVNLSHDDLETHLKAGSGTILVDFWAPWCGPCLAYAPMIEELAVQYQSRVMVAKLDVEANPAASERFSVRGVPTLIVFKDGVEVARNVGGLNKTRLSLLLDKNL
- a CDS encoding M16 family metallopeptidase is translated as MTQPNTTGVESSALTQDRLDIPFHTFVLDNGLTVNVYENHSTPLVSFNIWYRVGAKDETPGKTGFAHLFEHLMFAGSKHFPGSFMNNLLEVGATELNGTTSHDRTNYYETVPVGALDYLLFAESDRMGHFLETISQEALDLQRGVVLNEKSETEGAPYGGMFERQTRACYPLGHPYAHTVLGDADDLRQASLEDVQDWFRTYYTPNNAVITLAGAIDVSTARAKIETYFGDIPPGPPLARPPVWAPAITPGKREIYEDRVPQGCVQFIWNLPAIGDVQTDELMLVADLLAGDLSARLVRRAVYQDQLATAVYASVQRGQIASQFNITAVGRPGQSLDVLEQNITDELYKLIEQGPEEDELQRIKTSWFSAFINQHETNGAIAELLSSSHVQLGAPDGFQRTLDNLDRSSVDSLRDAMQRWLNEDRYTLTVQPFTAKKTNAQGVERLRLPDIGAPRQSSLPPLQRASLTNGLQVVLVERRSHPLVSLGLLFQAGTALDIPQTFGLTQLTRQMLNEAGAGERDKFAFSEAIQSLGASIGVGGGQDNSVISLRTLTSRLTPALDLFADLVLRPCLTEQGFEHARSQQTEYIDAECASGESIIARVLPGLLYPRNHPYASPSEGGGTRRSLAQLTFEQAIAWQRQWLRPDLATLLIVGDVSLDEILPLLEQRFRGWEPGEGNVSVIDNIPSVGQHRFFVIDMPGAEQSHITAASLVPGPGWANEAAFNLLNEIVSHGFGSRINMNLREEKHWTYGVRGILSNTHGPRLHGVSVAVQADCTANAIEQIRQELREVLSDRPVTDEELTRAKSRHLLRMAGMTESLNQLGSRVGQLLRHGWSDDHWDRYAERIENLSRGDLAEIAAKVIHPERMTWVVAGNLSVIREQLEGLGEYTQIVDAGDDLFDPLDQ